CTCGACACCACGCTGCCCGCCTTCCGTACCGCACTCGCCGACGCGGTGACCGAGCTGACGGCGGCGGGCGCCGACGTGGACGCCCCGCTCGGCGCGAACCAGTACGTCGTACGCCATGGCAAGCGCATCCCGGTCTCCGGCGGCACCGAGTCCCTCGGCGTGTGGAACAAGATCGAGGCGAACTGGGACAAGAAGGCGGGCTACACGGAGGTCGCCCACGGGTCGAGCCACATCCAGGCGGTCGGCTGGAACTCCGGCAGCTGCCCCGAGGCCCGCACACTCCTGTCGTACTCCCAGTCGTCCAACCCCAACTCCCCTCACTACAGCGATCAGACGCGCCTGTACGGCAAGGAGCGCTGGGTGACGTCGCGCTTCTGCGAGAAGGACATCCTGCGCGACCCGGAGCTGGAGGTGGTGCGGGTGCGCGAGCGCCGCTGAACCCCTGCTCCGCGCGGGCCGGGGGCGCGGCCTACACGGCGCGCTCCCGCCCCTCCCAGTACGGCTCGCGCAGGCGCCGCTTGTACAGCTTGCCGTTGGGGTCGCGGGGCATCGTCTCGATGAAGTCGACGCTCTTGGGGCGCTTGTAGCCCGCGAGGTGGTGCTCGCAGTGGGCGAGGATCTCGGCGGCGAGAGCGGCGTCGCCGGTCCGGTCCTCGGTGACCTCCACGACGGCCTTCACCTCCTCGCCCCAGTCGTCGTGCGGGATGCCGAAGGCGGCGGCGTCCGCGACGGCGGGGTGGGTGAGCAGCGCCGACTCGATCTCGGCGGGGTAGATGTTGACCCCGCCCGAGATGATCATGTCGATCTTCCGGTCGCGCAGGAAGAGATACCCGTCCTCGTCGAGGAGGCCGAGGTCGCCGACGGTGAAGAAGTCGCCGATGCGGTTCTTCTTCGTCTTCGACTCGTCCTTGTGGTACGAGAATCCGCCGGTGGACATCTTCATGTAGACGGTGCCGAGCTCGCCGGGGCCGAGGCGGTTCCCGTCGTCGTCGAAGACCGCCAACTCGCTGATGGGCCAGGCCTTTCCGACCGTCCCGGGCTTCTTCAGCCAGTCCTGGGCGGTGGCGAAGGCGCCGCCTCCCTCGCTCGCCGCGTAGTACTCCTCGACGCACTCGCCCCACCACTCGATCATCGCCCGCTTCACGTGGTCGGGGCAGGGCGCGGCGCCGTGGATGGCGTGCCGCATCGACGTCACGTCGTACGCGGCGCGTGTCGCATCGGGGAGCGCGAGCAGCCGGTGGAACTGGGTCGGCACCATGTGCGTGTGCGTGCACTTGTGCGCGTCGATGAGGCGGAGCATGTCCTCGGGCGTCCACTTGTCCATCAGGACCAGCGGGTGGCCGATGTGCAGTGCCGCGCCCGCGAACTGGAGGACGGCCGTGTGGTAGAGCGGCGAGCAGACCAGGTGGACGTTGCCGTCGAAGGGCTTGATGCCGAAGATGCCGAGGAAGCCGCCGAGGTAGGACTCCTCGGGGAGCTTGCCGGACAGGGGGCGGCGGATGCCGCGCGGACGGCCGGTCGTGCCCGAGGTGTAGTTCATGACCCAGCCGAGCGTGCGGCCCTCCGGGGCGGACTCGGGGTGGCCGTCGATGAGTTGGGCGTACGGACGGAAGCCGGGGATGTCACCGACGGCGTGGCGGTGGGTCGGGGGCAGGCCGGCCTCGTCGGCCGCGGCCACCGCGGCGTCAGCGAACTTCTCGTGCGCGATGAGCACCTTGGCGCCGGAGTCGGAGACGATCCAGGCGATCTCGGGGCCGACCAGGTGGTGGTTGACGGGCACGAGGTAGAAACCGGCCTGGGACGCGGCCAGGTACGCGGTGAAGAACTCCACGCCGTTGGGCAGTACGACGGCGAACGCGTCCCCGCGCTCCAGGCCCGCGGCCCGCAGCCCGTGCACCAGCCGGTTGACGGCGCCGTGCAGCCGGCCCGCCGTCCACTCCTCGCCGTCGGGCGCCACGAGGACGGTGCGGCCGGGGTCGGCCGCGGCCTGGGCCCAGAATCCATTCGGGGGTGTGCTCACGACTGGCTTTCCCTTCCCGCGATACGGATGACACGGTCGACGGCCCGCTCGAAGCCGCGCGTCAGATCGTCGAAGACGGCCTGGACGCTTCGTTCGCTGTTCATCCGGCCGACGATCTGCCCGACCGGGGTGCCGAGCAGCTCCTGCACCTCGTACTTCTGGATCCGCGAAACGGCCTCGGCGACCAGCAGGCCTTG
The window above is part of the Streptomyces venezuelae genome. Proteins encoded here:
- a CDS encoding acyl-CoA synthetase, producing the protein MSTPPNGFWAQAAADPGRTVLVAPDGEEWTAGRLHGAVNRLVHGLRAAGLERGDAFAVVLPNGVEFFTAYLAASQAGFYLVPVNHHLVGPEIAWIVSDSGAKVLIAHEKFADAAVAAADEAGLPPTHRHAVGDIPGFRPYAQLIDGHPESAPEGRTLGWVMNYTSGTTGRPRGIRRPLSGKLPEESYLGGFLGIFGIKPFDGNVHLVCSPLYHTAVLQFAGAALHIGHPLVLMDKWTPEDMLRLIDAHKCTHTHMVPTQFHRLLALPDATRAAYDVTSMRHAIHGAAPCPDHVKRAMIEWWGECVEEYYAASEGGGAFATAQDWLKKPGTVGKAWPISELAVFDDDGNRLGPGELGTVYMKMSTGGFSYHKDESKTKKNRIGDFFTVGDLGLLDEDGYLFLRDRKIDMIISGGVNIYPAEIESALLTHPAVADAAAFGIPHDDWGEEVKAVVEVTEDRTGDAALAAEILAHCEHHLAGYKRPKSVDFIETMPRDPNGKLYKRRLREPYWEGRERAV